A genomic window from Parvularcula sp. LCG005 includes:
- a CDS encoding LptF/LptG family permease has translation MNRLDQYLFRQGAIPFLMILLCSTAVIWLTQVLQRVDLMVEDGGSLWSFTKVTVLLIPSLVGVIIPFAMLGAVLYAINVLATDNELPVISAAGASRFRTARPILLLSVMASLVVLLINVDLQPRSYRVMKETVESVRSDVARTLIRSKIFSEVSDGITVYAEEVRPGDQYIGLLIHDSRDSAKPITYTAERGMFKLVNGQPRLLMVRGTIQQIDPDTGRAEILRFIETAIDMATFSKSENRSRNLESTERYLSELFAPDLTNPYAASRADSFRAEGHSRLATPLYPMAFAALALAIMLTAPVSRQGYSRRLMMAIGAAILLRTVGYVLQNAGSGGPVFNTLQYVLPAAAILVSLAVIAGKFWIVKRRPAPDIGRILDNPNGLEAASS, from the coding sequence TTGAACCGCCTTGACCAATACCTTTTCCGTCAAGGGGCCATTCCCTTTTTGATGATCCTGCTGTGCAGCACGGCGGTCATCTGGCTGACGCAGGTCCTGCAACGGGTCGACCTGATGGTTGAGGATGGGGGATCGCTCTGGTCCTTCACCAAGGTAACGGTACTTCTGATCCCCAGTCTTGTCGGTGTCATCATTCCCTTCGCGATGCTTGGCGCGGTGCTGTACGCAATCAACGTACTGGCGACGGATAATGAGCTGCCAGTGATCAGCGCGGCCGGGGCCAGCCGCTTTCGTACGGCGCGTCCCATCCTTCTTCTGTCGGTGATGGCGTCGCTGGTCGTCCTGCTGATCAATGTCGATCTGCAGCCGCGCAGCTACAGGGTGATGAAGGAAACGGTCGAATCGGTGCGGTCAGATGTGGCCCGCACGCTCATTCGTTCCAAAATCTTCTCCGAAGTCAGCGATGGCATCACGGTCTACGCCGAGGAAGTCCGCCCGGGCGACCAATATATCGGTCTTCTGATTCATGACAGCCGCGATAGCGCAAAGCCGATCACCTACACGGCAGAGCGCGGCATGTTCAAACTTGTGAACGGCCAGCCGCGTCTCCTGATGGTTCGCGGTACAATTCAGCAAATCGATCCGGACACGGGGCGCGCTGAGATCCTTCGTTTCATCGAAACAGCGATCGACATGGCGACCTTCAGCAAGTCCGAGAACCGCAGCCGCAATCTGGAGAGCACGGAGCGCTATCTGTCCGAGCTGTTTGCCCCGGATCTGACCAACCCCTATGCCGCCTCGCGCGCAGACAGCTTCCGGGCCGAGGGCCATTCGCGGCTGGCGACGCCACTTTATCCAATGGCCTTTGCGGCGCTCGCTCTCGCCATCATGCTGACCGCGCCCGTGTCCCGTCAGGGATATTCGCGGCGCCTTATGATGGCGATCGGTGCAGCCATTCTTTTGCGCACCGTTGGCTATGTCCTGCAGAACGCAGGGTCGGGCGGACCGGTCTTCAACACCCTGCAATATGTCCTGCCAGCGGCCGCGATTCTCGTCTCCCTCGCTGTAATCGCCGGAAAATTCTGGATCGTTAAGCGGCGGCCAGCACCGGATATCGGCCGTATCCTCGACAACCCGAACGGGTTGGAGGCGGCCAGCTCATGA
- a CDS encoding leucyl aminopeptidase, which produces MKINFSSSLPQHGTIIVPVLQGGLSSPAVKLVDEQSKGALARGMKAANFKAKAGEKVMLAGPDGLDDAVVVLLGLGDGKGAVDAVALGGKALAAAGKGISHISVVSEGLTYAGKSGADLAGKIALGMMLRQYDFDIYRKKTAPKDAVALEGVTIVASDAEGATASLDEAKSIVAGVKVARDLVTEPPNVLYPESFADRCLELEKLGVEVTVLDVDAMTKLGMGCLLGVGQGSVKPSRLVAMHWKGGKDGEKPLALVGKGVTFDTGGISIKPAGGMEDMKFDMGGAAAVTGAMHAIAGRKAKANVVGLIGLVENMPSGNAQRPSDVVTSMSGQTVEVLNTDAEGRLVLADVLAYAQKTFEPSAIVDLATLTGAIIISLAHEFGGMFTKDDDFGADLMAAGEETGELLWRMPLTKAHDDMIKSDIADMKNIGGREGGSSTAAAFLARFVDDNVKWAHLDIAGMAWTTKDQDVCPKGATGYGVRLLDALVRRSFER; this is translated from the coding sequence ATGAAAATCAACTTCTCGTCCTCGCTCCCCCAACACGGCACCATCATTGTTCCTGTGCTGCAGGGTGGTCTTAGCTCGCCCGCCGTCAAACTGGTGGATGAGCAGTCCAAGGGGGCGCTCGCGCGGGGCATGAAGGCGGCGAATTTCAAGGCGAAGGCTGGCGAGAAAGTCATGCTGGCAGGGCCCGATGGCCTTGATGACGCGGTGGTCGTTCTGTTGGGCCTCGGCGATGGCAAGGGCGCGGTGGATGCGGTGGCGCTCGGCGGCAAGGCCCTGGCGGCGGCAGGCAAGGGGATCAGCCACATTTCGGTGGTGTCTGAAGGTCTGACCTACGCAGGCAAGTCGGGCGCGGACCTTGCTGGCAAGATTGCCCTTGGCATGATGCTTCGCCAATACGACTTCGACATTTATCGCAAGAAGACGGCGCCGAAAGATGCAGTCGCGCTTGAGGGCGTCACGATCGTGGCATCCGATGCCGAGGGGGCGACCGCCAGCCTCGATGAAGCCAAATCGATTGTTGCCGGTGTCAAAGTGGCCCGCGATCTGGTGACCGAGCCGCCAAATGTGCTGTACCCCGAGAGCTTTGCTGATCGTTGCCTCGAACTTGAAAAGCTCGGGGTCGAGGTCACCGTTCTCGACGTCGATGCGATGACCAAGCTCGGCATGGGTTGCCTTCTCGGTGTGGGGCAGGGGTCGGTCAAACCAAGCCGTCTTGTCGCCATGCACTGGAAGGGCGGCAAGGATGGTGAAAAGCCGCTGGCCCTCGTGGGCAAGGGCGTGACGTTCGACACGGGCGGTATCAGCATCAAGCCGGCCGGCGGCATGGAGGACATGAAGTTCGACATGGGCGGCGCAGCTGCCGTCACCGGCGCAATGCACGCCATTGCAGGCCGCAAGGCCAAGGCGAACGTTGTCGGCCTGATCGGTCTTGTCGAAAACATGCCTAGCGGAAATGCCCAGCGCCCAAGTGACGTGGTGACGTCCATGTCGGGCCAGACGGTTGAAGTCCTCAACACCGATGCCGAGGGCCGTCTGGTGCTCGCCGATGTGCTGGCTTATGCGCAGAAAACGTTCGAGCCATCGGCCATTGTCGATCTTGCAACGCTGACCGGCGCCATCATCATCAGCCTCGCTCACGAGTTTGGCGGCATGTTCACCAAGGATGATGACTTTGGTGCCGATCTGATGGCAGCGGGCGAAGAGACCGGTGAGCTGCTGTGGCGCATGCCCCTGACGAAAGCCCATGACGACATGATCAAGAGCGACATTGCCGACATGAAGAACATCGGCGGCCGCGAAGGTGGCTCTTCGACGGCAGCAGCCTTCCTGGCGCGCTTTGTGGACGATAATGTCAAATGGGCCCATCTGGACATCGCAGGAATGGCGTGGACAACCAAAGATCAAGACGTTTGCCCTAAAGGCGCAACAGGCTATGGGGTACGTTTGCTGGACGCACTGGTTCGCCGGTCGTTTGAACGCTAG
- the lptG gene encoding LPS export ABC transporter permease LptG: MIVTKKYFTYLMRRTLMGILGLLTVIWMLVISVDLIEAMREVGKVEGAGLKEAVQMTLFRTPQILLTMSPFVFLFGTLWSFGQMSKTSEVAVMRAAGLSVWRIVLAPVVLALMMGLVLVTTLDPIASHLASRAQGIKNEMRGKEANLLEQFQDGIWLRQTDANSSSIIRAAEYDPDEQRLSGVTVWRRTLDGVFIERWDAEYADVTPTVFYLRNARRSTLHGEGEVLQDTQPFVVNIDLRALREDVAKPDALSVWELPTFTRVMGSAGMSTIDYQIRYQNLWSLPVNLAAMALIACGFALSMNTRSGGTAGLLGIGVAAGFALFILARFSTAVAKVEIVPVALAAWAPGLLAMMLATSLLLYREDG; this comes from the coding sequence ATGATCGTCACGAAGAAATATTTCACCTACCTGATGCGCCGTACGCTGATGGGGATTCTCGGTCTGCTGACGGTCATCTGGATGCTGGTGATCTCCGTCGACCTGATCGAGGCCATGCGCGAAGTGGGCAAGGTAGAGGGCGCCGGGCTGAAAGAAGCGGTGCAGATGACCCTGTTCCGCACCCCGCAGATCCTGCTGACCATGAGCCCGTTCGTCTTCCTGTTCGGGACGCTGTGGTCATTTGGCCAGATGTCCAAGACATCAGAGGTCGCCGTCATGCGCGCTGCCGGCCTGTCCGTCTGGCGGATCGTCCTTGCACCAGTTGTGCTGGCGCTCATGATGGGTCTGGTGCTCGTCACCACGCTTGACCCCATTGCGTCGCATCTCGCCAGCCGGGCGCAGGGCATCAAGAATGAGATGCGAGGCAAGGAAGCCAATCTTCTGGAGCAGTTTCAGGATGGCATATGGCTGCGCCAGACCGATGCCAATTCATCGTCCATCATCCGGGCCGCGGAGTACGATCCCGATGAGCAGCGCTTGTCCGGGGTCACCGTCTGGCGGCGCACCCTCGATGGCGTGTTCATCGAGCGTTGGGATGCCGAATACGCAGACGTGACGCCGACAGTCTTCTATCTGCGCAATGCACGCCGATCGACGCTGCACGGTGAAGGAGAAGTCCTGCAGGACACGCAGCCATTTGTGGTCAATATTGACCTGCGCGCGCTGCGCGAAGATGTGGCCAAGCCGGATGCGCTGTCTGTGTGGGAGCTGCCGACCTTTACCCGCGTCATGGGCAGCGCCGGCATGTCGACGATTGACTACCAGATCCGCTATCAGAATCTGTGGTCCCTGCCCGTCAATCTGGCGGCGATGGCCCTTATTGCCTGCGGATTTGCGCTGAGCATGAACACCCGCTCCGGCGGCACTGCGGGGCTTCTGGGTATCGGTGTGGCGGCAGGTTTTGCCCTCTTCATCCTGGCCCGGTTTTCAACGGCAGTGGCCAAGGTGGAAATTGTCCCGGTGGCGCTGGCCGCATGGGCGCCGGGTCTTCTTGCCATGATGCTGGCCACCAGCCTTCTTCTCTATCGCGAAGATGGTTGA
- a CDS encoding glucokinase: MNIAMPANGNTVPGAVIVGDIGGTNARFGVVDEKGHVRHHKTLKVEDYPDFHIAFRDYLDHLDDRLTAACFAVAGPVSEGQASFTNSPWRINRRELCKMFNMDDVMVVNDFEALSRFALTPLQDDIVSVKAGMPMMGAPVVTIGPGTGLGQGLVVPHRYLPVPVAAEGGHVVLPATNEREHAIVMALNKTLRRTASAEDVLCGSGIVRLHLAMALCDNVVAAETTPAEVTAGALAGDARCRATLDQFCAFLGIVASNAVLATGGRGGVMLAGGILPRFQEILLSSPFVERFIGQSAMTHYLEQVPVFLLTAGDAAMRGAAAILRDPH; this comes from the coding sequence TTGAATATCGCCATGCCTGCCAATGGCAATACTGTGCCCGGGGCCGTTATCGTGGGAGATATCGGGGGCACAAATGCGCGCTTTGGCGTGGTCGACGAGAAGGGACATGTGCGTCATCACAAGACCCTGAAGGTTGAGGACTATCCCGATTTCCATATCGCATTCCGGGACTATCTGGATCATCTCGATGACCGCCTGACCGCGGCCTGTTTTGCGGTGGCTGGCCCGGTTTCCGAAGGGCAGGCTTCCTTCACCAACTCGCCATGGCGCATCAACCGGCGTGAGCTGTGCAAGATGTTCAACATGGACGACGTGATGGTCGTCAATGATTTCGAGGCGCTGAGCCGCTTCGCGCTGACGCCGTTGCAGGATGACATTGTGTCGGTGAAGGCAGGTATGCCGATGATGGGTGCGCCGGTCGTGACCATCGGACCCGGCACCGGGCTCGGACAGGGGCTGGTCGTCCCGCATCGCTACCTGCCGGTTCCCGTTGCGGCTGAAGGAGGACACGTGGTCCTGCCCGCCACCAATGAGCGTGAACATGCGATCGTCATGGCCCTGAACAAGACTCTGCGCCGGACCGCATCGGCGGAAGATGTGCTCTGCGGCTCCGGCATTGTCCGCCTGCATCTGGCGATGGCGCTGTGCGACAATGTGGTGGCGGCGGAAACGACGCCGGCCGAGGTGACGGCCGGTGCGCTGGCGGGCGATGCCCGCTGTCGTGCGACGCTTGATCAGTTCTGCGCCTTCCTTGGCATTGTGGCGAGCAATGCCGTGCTGGCGACCGGCGGACGCGGCGGCGTCATGCTGGCTGGCGGTATTCTGCCGCGCTTCCAGGAGATCCTTCTGTCCAGTCCGTTTGTCGAGCGGTTTATCGGCCAGAGCGCAATGACCCACTATCTTGAGCAGGTACCGGTCTTCCTGCTGACCGCTGGCGATGCCGCCATGCGCGGTGCAGCAGCCATTCTGCGCGATCCGCACTAG
- a CDS encoding UvrD-helicase domain-containing protein, whose translation MTSKPSLAARAAASIAPRPAADAAYLDGLNPPQREAVLTTEGPVLMLAGAGTGKTKALTSRLAHLLASGKAQPWQLLAVTFTNKAAREMRHRIGAIVGETVEGMRWLGTFHSIGAQILRRHAEVVGLKSSFTIIDTDDQLRLCKQVIEAAGLDEKRWTGRALAGVIDNWKNAGLIPTQVPKDDAWTFADGKAIDLYRAYQERLVSLNAADFGDLLVHNLSIFRAQPDILATYHKQFRYMMVDEYQDTNVAQYLWLRLLAQRPGTDEPSNICVVGDDDQSIYGWRGAEVENILRFEKDFPGAKVIRLEQNYRSTPSILAAASSIISRNEDRLGKTLWTALEEGECVRLRGVWDADEEARTITDDIEAEQSKGRSLSDIAVLVRASFQMRSFEERFNTAGIPYQVVGGPRFYEREETRDALAYLRLVRNPDDDLSFSRIINKPRRGFGDKALQTLMIAGRSAGVSLFEAAQRLLETDEVKGKAKTSLRLFIESLHRWRALAADVPPGDLSETVLEESGYTDFWRQSKSVQSGTKLENLKELVQAASEFETLDGYLDHVSLVAERSTNDDGSGMVWLMTLHAAKGLEYPVVFLPGWEEDLFPSGRSLDESGKAGLEEERRLAYVGITRARESCRISFAANRQVYGRWQSALPSRFIDELPEEHVDVISEPGLYGVKARDMPSQSRFDAEALSTRNGYDTPGWRRAQQSRRTSRPPAIEGSAKLIASSAAGSSPYKVGDRVFHRKFGDGTVQRNEGNKVTVHFDDDGEKKVISSFLTPSADG comes from the coding sequence ATGACATCCAAACCTTCGTTGGCAGCCCGGGCTGCCGCCAGCATTGCGCCGCGTCCTGCCGCCGATGCGGCCTATCTTGATGGCCTTAATCCGCCCCAGCGCGAGGCGGTCCTCACCACGGAGGGACCCGTCCTCATGCTGGCCGGTGCCGGCACTGGCAAGACCAAGGCGCTGACATCTCGGCTGGCGCACCTTCTGGCGAGCGGCAAGGCACAGCCATGGCAGCTGCTGGCAGTGACCTTCACCAACAAGGCAGCGCGAGAGATGCGTCATCGCATCGGTGCCATTGTGGGCGAGACCGTGGAGGGCATGCGGTGGCTGGGCACGTTCCACTCGATCGGCGCGCAGATCCTCAGACGTCATGCGGAAGTGGTCGGCCTGAAATCCAGCTTCACGATTATCGACACCGACGACCAGCTGCGCCTGTGCAAACAGGTCATCGAGGCCGCGGGTCTTGATGAAAAACGCTGGACCGGCCGGGCGCTCGCCGGCGTGATCGACAATTGGAAAAATGCCGGCCTGATCCCGACCCAGGTCCCCAAGGACGATGCCTGGACCTTCGCCGATGGCAAAGCGATCGACCTCTACAGGGCTTATCAGGAGCGACTGGTCAGTCTCAACGCGGCCGATTTTGGCGACCTTCTCGTCCACAACCTGTCCATTTTCCGGGCACAGCCGGATATCCTCGCGACCTATCACAAGCAGTTCCGCTACATGATGGTCGACGAATATCAGGATACGAACGTCGCCCAGTATCTGTGGTTGCGCCTTCTGGCTCAACGGCCGGGCACGGACGAACCGAGCAATATCTGCGTCGTTGGTGACGATGATCAGTCCATTTATGGCTGGCGCGGCGCCGAGGTTGAGAACATCCTGCGGTTTGAAAAGGACTTCCCCGGCGCGAAGGTCATTCGCCTGGAGCAGAACTATCGCTCGACACCGTCGATACTCGCCGCAGCCTCCTCGATCATCAGTCGCAATGAAGACCGGCTTGGTAAGACGTTGTGGACGGCGCTGGAGGAAGGCGAATGCGTCCGCCTGCGCGGCGTCTGGGACGCCGATGAAGAAGCGCGGACGATCACGGACGATATCGAGGCGGAGCAATCCAAGGGCCGCAGCCTGTCCGACATCGCGGTTCTCGTGCGCGCCTCGTTCCAGATGCGGTCGTTCGAAGAGCGCTTCAACACCGCCGGTATCCCCTATCAGGTCGTCGGGGGGCCGAGATTTTACGAGCGGGAGGAAACCCGCGACGCCCTTGCCTATCTGCGCCTTGTCCGCAACCCGGATGATGATCTGAGCTTTTCCCGCATCATCAACAAGCCGCGCCGAGGATTTGGCGACAAAGCCCTCCAGACGCTGATGATCGCAGGGCGTTCCGCCGGGGTCAGCCTGTTTGAAGCAGCGCAGCGCCTGCTGGAGACGGACGAGGTGAAGGGCAAGGCCAAGACGTCTCTTCGCCTGTTCATTGAGTCGCTGCATCGCTGGCGTGCATTGGCGGCCGATGTCCCGCCGGGCGACCTGAGCGAAACAGTCCTCGAAGAATCGGGGTACACGGATTTCTGGCGCCAGTCGAAGAGCGTTCAGAGCGGCACCAAGCTCGAGAACCTCAAGGAACTCGTGCAGGCGGCCTCCGAGTTCGAAACGCTGGACGGCTATCTTGATCATGTCAGCCTTGTGGCCGAGCGGTCCACCAACGATGACGGCAGCGGCATGGTCTGGCTGATGACGCTACACGCGGCCAAGGGGCTTGAATATCCTGTCGTCTTCCTGCCGGGCTGGGAGGAAGATCTGTTCCCCTCCGGACGATCCCTCGATGAGAGCGGCAAGGCCGGCCTCGAGGAAGAGCGTCGCCTTGCCTATGTCGGGATCACGCGGGCACGCGAGTCCTGCCGGATCAGCTTCGCCGCCAATCGCCAGGTCTATGGCCGGTGGCAGTCTGCCCTGCCCTCGCGATTTATCGATGAGTTGCCAGAAGAGCATGTAGACGTCATTTCCGAGCCCGGCCTTTACGGGGTGAAGGCACGCGACATGCCGAGCCAGTCGCGGTTTGACGCAGAAGCGCTCTCGACACGGAATGGCTACGATACCCCTGGCTGGCGCCGGGCGCAGCAATCCCGCCGGACCAGCCGCCCACCGGCCATTGAAGGGTCCGCGAAACTGATCGCTTCCTCTGCAGCCGGATCATCGCCCTATAAGGTCGGGGACCGCGTCTTCCACCGCAAATTCGGTGACGGCACGGTCCAGCGCAACGAGGGCAACAAGGTCACGGTCCATTTCGACGATGACGGCGAAAAGAAAGTGATTTCAAGCTTCCTTACGCCATCGGCCGACGGCTGA
- the dnaE gene encoding DNA polymerase III subunit alpha — translation MSQPFVHLHLHSAFSLAEGAIHIGHLVKLCQQSGMPALAVTDTNNLFGALEASEVLSGQGIQPITGIELSIKIDLPEIELSEGRPPSVVLLAQSEEGYKSLMAVGSEAYLNPADGLEVGVSLTSLMAQSAGLICLTGGPQGPVDRLIEAGEGDAALTVLKALKDAFADRLYIELQRHPESEKTDRDGRYPAEPGLVGMAIAEDLPVVAANNVYFNGRGDHSAHDALLCIADGAYISQSDRRQVSDGHYFRSAEEMVALFADLPEAIDATVEIAQRCAFRPRTFPPILPSFAGDLEGEKAALRAEAEEGLRNRLASIPLAQPEQAYWDRLEKELGIINRMGFPGYFLIVSDFIKWAKNHDIPVGPGRGSGAGSLVAYALTITDLDPLRFNLLFERFLNPERVSMPDFDVDFCQDRRDEVIGYVQDRYGFDRVAQIITFGKLQARAVLRDVGRVLQMPFGQVDRLCKMVPNNPANPVTLAEAIEVEPQFKDERKRDSAVDSLLVTALKLEGLYRHASTHAAGVVIGDRPLHELVPLYRDPRSPMPVTQFNMKWVEPAGLVKFDFLGLKTLTVIKRAIDYLKGAGVELDIDAIPLDDKATYEMLGRGDAVGVFQLESSGMRATLRGLNADCLEDIIALVSLYRPGPMDNIPTYIDRKAGLEEPDYLHPLLEDVLKETYGVIIYQEQVMQIAQILSGYSLGEADLLRRAMGKKKKEEMDKQKKRFVEGAAANEVDPAKADSIFELVAKFAGYGFNKSHAAAYAWISYQTAFLKANHPAAFIAASMSLDMALTDKMALFASEARRCGVILKPPSVNESDADFAVRDDAILYAMGALKNVGVEAMQEVVKARTAGGVFEDIFDFCERVDVRKIGRRGFEQLAKAGAFDCLTKNRAQVFQHADFFLRYSVAVQAEKASDQGGLFGEQSGPGLARPDVPDVEPWSSLDQLEREAEALGFYLTGHPLDDYRDALTERGVISVAQAMEQAKDSRIVVQLAGIVRDVSRRRSKSGKPFAWLTLSDQTGDFEITIFSELLEHAKDMLEPGQRLHLTVTAEDQGGGIRLTGEGIRRLDDLRPIERDDCVRIVLETPDALPSIKRRLEALPPANGGPPGTVVLILPTQDTGYEVELAMPASCAISAAVKGSLKTVEGVAAVELTRSSLALDRSAAK, via the coding sequence GTGAGCCAGCCATTCGTCCATCTTCATCTGCATTCGGCCTTTTCTCTCGCAGAGGGGGCGATCCATATCGGCCATCTGGTCAAGCTGTGTCAGCAGTCGGGCATGCCAGCCCTTGCGGTGACGGATACAAACAATCTCTTCGGGGCCCTCGAAGCGTCAGAAGTGCTCAGTGGTCAGGGGATCCAGCCGATCACCGGGATTGAGCTGTCGATCAAGATCGATCTGCCGGAGATTGAACTGAGTGAGGGACGGCCCCCTAGCGTGGTGCTCCTTGCCCAGTCGGAGGAGGGGTACAAGAGCCTGATGGCCGTGGGGTCGGAGGCGTATCTGAACCCGGCCGACGGGCTTGAGGTCGGGGTCAGCCTGACATCTCTGATGGCCCAGTCTGCAGGTCTGATCTGCCTGACCGGTGGGCCACAGGGACCTGTCGACCGGCTGATCGAGGCAGGCGAGGGGGATGCGGCCCTGACCGTGCTTAAGGCGCTGAAAGACGCTTTTGCCGACAGACTCTATATCGAGCTTCAGCGTCACCCTGAGAGTGAAAAGACAGATCGGGATGGCCGCTACCCGGCGGAGCCTGGGCTTGTGGGCATGGCCATTGCCGAAGACCTGCCAGTCGTTGCCGCGAATAATGTCTACTTCAACGGCCGCGGCGATCACAGCGCCCATGATGCGCTCCTGTGTATTGCCGACGGGGCCTATATCAGCCAGTCGGACCGACGCCAGGTCAGTGACGGTCATTACTTCCGGTCGGCTGAGGAGATGGTAGCGCTGTTTGCGGACCTGCCCGAAGCCATTGATGCGACGGTGGAGATTGCCCAGCGCTGTGCCTTCCGTCCACGTACCTTTCCGCCCATCCTGCCCAGTTTTGCCGGCGACCTTGAAGGGGAGAAGGCGGCTTTGCGCGCAGAGGCCGAAGAGGGGCTGCGCAACCGGCTCGCCAGCATCCCCTTGGCGCAGCCCGAACAGGCCTATTGGGACCGGCTCGAAAAGGAGTTGGGGATCATCAACCGGATGGGATTTCCGGGATACTTTCTGATCGTTTCGGACTTCATCAAATGGGCCAAGAACCACGATATTCCCGTGGGGCCGGGGCGGGGCTCGGGTGCGGGCTCGCTCGTGGCCTATGCGCTGACGATTACCGACCTTGATCCTTTGCGGTTCAACCTGCTGTTCGAACGCTTCCTCAACCCAGAGCGGGTGTCCATGCCCGACTTCGACGTCGATTTCTGCCAGGACCGGCGGGACGAGGTCATCGGCTATGTGCAGGACCGCTATGGGTTCGACCGCGTGGCCCAGATCATTACCTTCGGTAAGCTGCAGGCGCGGGCCGTATTGCGGGATGTTGGCCGTGTACTGCAGATGCCCTTCGGGCAGGTGGATCGCCTCTGCAAGATGGTGCCCAACAATCCGGCGAACCCTGTCACACTGGCCGAAGCGATCGAGGTCGAACCTCAGTTCAAGGACGAACGCAAACGCGACAGCGCGGTCGACAGCCTGCTTGTCACGGCGTTGAAGCTTGAGGGGCTTTATCGTCATGCGTCGACCCATGCGGCCGGCGTCGTGATCGGGGATCGGCCGCTGCACGAGCTTGTTCCCCTCTATCGGGATCCGCGCTCGCCCATGCCGGTGACCCAGTTCAACATGAAGTGGGTGGAGCCCGCAGGTCTCGTCAAATTTGACTTTCTGGGGCTGAAGACCCTCACGGTGATCAAGCGGGCCATCGACTATCTGAAGGGGGCTGGTGTTGAGCTCGACATCGATGCGATCCCGCTTGATGACAAGGCCACCTATGAGATGCTTGGCCGCGGCGATGCGGTTGGCGTGTTTCAGCTTGAAAGTTCGGGCATGCGCGCAACCCTCCGTGGGCTGAATGCTGACTGTCTTGAAGATATTATCGCTCTCGTCTCGCTCTACCGTCCCGGTCCGATGGATAACATCCCAACCTATATCGACCGGAAGGCGGGGCTGGAGGAGCCGGACTACCTCCACCCGCTGCTCGAAGATGTGCTGAAGGAAACCTACGGCGTCATCATCTATCAGGAGCAGGTGATGCAGATTGCCCAGATCCTGTCAGGCTATTCGCTGGGCGAAGCTGACCTTCTTCGCCGCGCGATGGGCAAGAAGAAAAAAGAGGAGATGGACAAGCAGAAGAAGCGGTTTGTCGAAGGGGCGGCGGCGAACGAGGTCGATCCAGCCAAGGCGGACAGCATCTTTGAACTCGTGGCCAAGTTTGCCGGCTATGGTTTCAACAAATCTCACGCGGCGGCCTATGCGTGGATCAGTTATCAGACAGCGTTTCTGAAAGCGAACCATCCCGCCGCCTTCATCGCTGCGTCGATGTCCCTTGATATGGCGCTGACGGACAAGATGGCCCTGTTCGCCAGCGAGGCTCGGCGGTGCGGCGTTATCCTCAAACCGCCATCGGTGAACGAATCCGACGCCGATTTTGCCGTCCGGGATGATGCCATTCTCTATGCCATGGGCGCGCTGAAAAATGTCGGTGTCGAGGCCATGCAGGAAGTCGTGAAGGCCCGAACGGCCGGGGGCGTCTTCGAGGATATTTTTGATTTCTGCGAGCGGGTTGATGTGCGCAAGATCGGCCGGCGTGGCTTTGAGCAACTGGCAAAAGCCGGGGCCTTCGACTGCCTGACGAAAAATCGTGCGCAGGTTTTTCAGCATGCTGATTTCTTCCTGCGTTACTCAGTTGCCGTACAGGCGGAAAAGGCCAGCGACCAAGGCGGCCTGTTCGGTGAACAGTCAGGACCGGGACTGGCCCGCCCCGACGTGCCTGATGTCGAGCCATGGTCGTCGCTGGACCAGCTTGAGCGTGAGGCCGAGGCCCTTGGCTTTTACCTGACCGGCCACCCCCTGGACGACTACCGGGATGCGTTGACCGAACGCGGTGTCATCTCGGTCGCGCAGGCGATGGAGCAGGCGAAAGACAGCCGGATCGTGGTACAGTTGGCGGGCATTGTGCGCGACGTTTCGCGGCGGCGATCCAAGTCCGGCAAGCCGTTTGCTTGGCTGACCCTGTCAGACCAGACGGGTGATTTCGAAATCACGATTTTCTCGGAACTTCTGGAACACGCCAAGGATATGCTTGAGCCCGGCCAGCGATTGCATCTGACGGTGACGGCGGAAGACCAAGGCGGCGGTATCAGACTGACGGGTGAGGGGATCCGTCGCCTCGACGATCTGCGCCCGATCGAGCGGGATGATTGCGTCCGGATCGTGCTGGAAACGCCGGACGCGCTGCCGTCCATCAAGCGGCGGCTGGAGGCATTGCCGCCCGCCAATGGCGGGCCGCCGGGCACGGTCGTCCTGATTCTGCCGACCCAGGATACCGGATATGAGGTTGAACTCGCCATGCCGGCCAGTTGCGCGATCAGCGCGGCAGTCAAAGGCAGTTTGAAAACCGTTGAAGGCGTGGCCGCGGTTGAGTTGACGCGGTCATCATTGGCCCTGGACCGATCTGCCGCTAAATAA